The segment ATTTTGTGATGAACATAGGCTTCCAGAAGATCATCGTTGTGTAAAATTAACAGTAATTAGAGCAAAAAAGTTTGGTGAAAAAAAAGTGATTAGAGATGGGGGACCAGGTTCTAGTAAATTTAAAAAATTTTTTGGAAGGTTTCGTTAATCAATATTCTGCTTTGGTAGGATCAAGTTTTGAACGTCTTGCTTGGAAAAATAATGTAACAGCTAATGCAAGCATTACCACAATTGACATCCATAATGGTTCAACATGTGTTTGACCCTCACGTGTAACAATAATTGCAGGAGCTATTACATAAATTACAGATAAAACTATCATCGCAACTCCTTGTGTAGATAATTTTTTCCAAGATGGGAGTTTTATTCCTCTACTAATGAGTTCAATAATACCTAGAGCAATGAAAGGGTAAATTGTAAAAGCTAAGAAATCAATTATATCGACTGAACCGGGATGAGACATGTTATTCTTCTATTCTTACTTTTAATGCGATTCCATTTGAAATTAAAGCTTGTGCATTTTCATTAGGAATTGTTGCTATATCTTCAGGCTTGAATGGTCCATATTTCTCCAAATCAACACCAACTATTTCATCA is part of the Candidatus Nitrosopelagicus brevis genome and harbors:
- a CDS encoding AN1-type zinc finger domain-containing protein; protein product: MKPERCAYCGDMVDIPFECTYCKDPFCDEHRLPEDHRCVKLTVIRAKKFGEKKVIRDGGPGSSKFKKFFGRFR